In Brachypodium distachyon strain Bd21 chromosome 2, Brachypodium_distachyon_v3.0, whole genome shotgun sequence, one genomic interval encodes:
- the LOC100824681 gene encoding protein DMP6, with product MATPRSEVVEEQPQPQPQEHGVHVEEEERQPLLVKRSADDGGTGMSPMQKAISQTYQSTAHLATLLPTGTVLAFQLLSPLVTNQGDCLPSNRAMAGALVSLCALSCFVLSFTDSFRDDKQTGNNGAVRYGFATLRGLWVIDGGAPLEASQAAKYRVRFLDLVHAVVSVMVFAAVALFDQNVVGCFCPVPSQDARQVLTVLPIAIGVVGSMLFVAFPTTRHGIGFPLSQH from the coding sequence ATGGCGACGCCACGGAgcgaggtggtggaggagcagccgcagccgcaacCGCAAGAGCACGGGGTGCacgtcgaggaagaggagcgccAGCCTCTCCTGGTGAAGCGATCGGCGGACGACGGCGGGACCGGGATGAGCCCGATGCAGAAAGCGATCAGCCAAACATACCAAAGCACGGCGCACCTGGCAACGCTCCTCCCAACGGGCACCGTGCTCGCCTTCCAGCTCCTCTCCCCGTTAGTAACCAACCAGGGCGACTGCCTCCCCTCCAaccgcgccatggccggcgcccTGGTCTCCCTCTGCGCGCTGTCCTGCTTCGTGCTCAGCTTCACCGACAGCTTCCGCGACGACAAGCAAACGGGGAACAACGGCGCCGTGCGGTACGGGTTCGCGACTCTCAGGGGCCTCTGGGTGATCGACGGCGGAGCGCCGCTCGAGGCATCCCAGGCGGCCAAGTACAGGGTCAGGTTCCTGGACCTGGTGCACGCCGTGGTGTCCGTCATGGTGTTCGCGGCCGTGGCGCTGTTCGATCAGAACGTGGTGGGCTGCTTCTGCCCCGTGCCGTCCCAGGACGCCCGGCAGGTGCTCACCGTGCTGCCCATAGCGATCGGGGTCGTGGGCAGCATGTTGTTCGTCGCGTTCCCGACCACCCGCCATGGCATCGGCTTCCCGCTCTCGCAGCACTGA